TAATGAACGTTGAGCGCTCTATGCCCATAACCTTTTTGCCATACATGTTTTTTTCCTTCCACACGCCGTACTGCCCTGCAACAGCGCCATCCGGATCGCTCAATAGCAAAAAAGGCAAATTGAATTTACCGATAAACTTAGTATGAGCTGTTATAGGATCACGGCTAACACCTAAAATAATCGCCTGTTTTGCTTCAAATTGACTCTGTGCATCCCGAAACTCACAAGCTTCCTGCGTACATCCCGGCGTATTATCTTTGGGATAAAAGTACAAAACAACACTTTTTCCCAGCCATTGCCGTAAACTTACCTGCTGACCATTTGAAGCCAATAAAGAAAAGTCCGGCGCAACGCTTCCTGGGGTTAATAACTCCATCACTCTTCCCGCCTCTTCTGTCTTATTATCCGGCATCTCTTTTTTTACTTACATATTTCTCATATTTCAAACCCTTCATTTGGCTGCCAATGACCGGCTTATAGGGAAAACTATAAGGTGAAACCATCATTGCCAGGCGGTTACTGGCTTTAGTCCTGATAAAAGG
This genomic interval from Propionispora hippei DSM 15287 contains the following:
- the bcp gene encoding thioredoxin-dependent thiol peroxidase, with product MELLTPGSVAPDFSLLASNGQQVSLRQWLGKSVVLYFYPKDNTPGCTQEACEFRDAQSQFEAKQAIILGVSRDPITAHTKFIGKFNLPFLLLSDPDGAVAGQYGVWKEKNMYGKKVMGIERSTFIIDPQGVISHVFRKVKVAGHIEQVLKLL